The following proteins come from a genomic window of Methanosarcina sp. MTP4:
- a CDS encoding DnaJ domain-containing protein, with translation MDYYQLLDIPRVANPEDIEYRYHELAKKYHPDRSKSPDAHEKFIKIKEAYETLKNPQKRKVYDASLPPEEKAVEASSEPEDSEGFSSDSDAPSPDSSISPVPDQPVSGSKGAFKLTGISYVSFKSDRESYSSSPASSSKGPGESGKPKRSKYLPSEKSLNRHDRSKEVSYGSGQNSAGQNSADWSYVKVKYEGLDEDIDDDTGKKSGFSAGFVLRKAFRYAVVLICIFLVLTIVSPDLVGAKASGLGAVTETFDKVVLLAKSLI, from the coding sequence GTGGATTACTATCAATTGCTGGACATTCCCAGGGTTGCAAACCCTGAAGACATTGAATACAGGTATCATGAACTTGCAAAAAAATACCATCCTGATAGGTCTAAATCCCCTGATGCCCATGAAAAGTTCATAAAAATCAAAGAGGCTTACGAGACTCTAAAAAATCCTCAGAAAAGAAAGGTATACGACGCGTCCCTGCCCCCTGAAGAAAAGGCAGTGGAAGCTTCTTCCGAACCAGAGGATTCCGAGGGGTTTTCTTCCGATTCCGATGCACCTTCTCCGGACTCGTCCATTTCTCCAGTTCCCGATCAGCCTGTTTCAGGTTCTAAGGGTGCTTTCAAATTGACCGGCATTTCCTACGTTTCTTTTAAATCCGATCGTGAATCCTACTCGTCCAGCCCTGCTTCCTCCTCCAAAGGTCCCGGTGAATCCGGAAAACCCAAGAGGTCTAAATACCTTCCTTCTGAAAAGAGTTTGAATCGTCATGACCGGTCGAAAGAAGTTTCATACGGCTCAGGCCAAAACAGTGCAGGGCAAAACAGTGCGGACTGGTCCTATGTGAAAGTTAAATATGAAGGACTTGATGAAGATATTGATGACGATACCGGCAAAAAATCCGGGTTTTCAGCAGGTTTCGTCTTAAGGAAGGCTTTTCGTTATGCTGTTGTCCTTATCTGTATTTTCCTGGTCCTGACGATTGTTTCTCCCGACCTTGTGGGGGCAAAGGCTTCAGGATTAGGTGCTGTAACAGAAACTTTTGATAAGGTGGTGCTTTTAGCAAAAAGCCTGATTTGA